Genomic DNA from Candidatus Bathyarchaeota archaeon:
TCCATGGATTTAGCTTTACTATAATCTTTTAAAGGATTTTTATTTAATGTTAAAAAGGTTTTACCCCACTTGAAAAGAGATAAAATTTTTTCAGCCTCCTTCTTATAGCCAACTATATATAACGCCGAAGCTAAAGCTTCAGCTGAGCTTAATTTACTTAATTTACCATAGTTTATTGGGTTAGCAGCCAGCAAAAACGGTAGCCGCTTGTTTAATCCTTTAAAGCGTTTTTTAAATGTTTCATAAATTTTATTCCAAGAGCAATCTATCGCAATTAATCCATTACGCTCAATTAATTCTTTATCCGTTGGAGTTAAAACTTCCTTCGCGTAAGGATTTAATGTTACAGCAAATTTTGGGATAAGTTTTGGGTTTGTTATAAGCTTTATTAATTTAAATTTAAAAAGTTTTATTGCAGTGCATTTTTTAGGATCGTCTTGACGTAAATAAAATATGTAAAGCTTCAAACTTAAATTATTTTAGGTTTATTTAAAGCGTTAAGCTTTTCCGAGTTTAATCGTTT
This window encodes:
- a CDS encoding DUF367 family protein; translated protein: MKLYIFYLRQDDPKKCTAIKLFKFKLIKLITNPKLIPKFAVTLNPYAKEVLTPTDKELIERNGLIAIDCSWNKIYETFKKRFKGLNKRLPFLLAANPINYGKLSKLSSAEALASALYIVGYKKEAEKILSLFKWGKTFLTLNKNPLKDYSKAKSMEEVLKLEKEYFEGF